A genome region from Pygocentrus nattereri isolate fPygNat1 chromosome 6, fPygNat1.pri, whole genome shotgun sequence includes the following:
- the LOC119263577 gene encoding uncharacterized protein LOC119263577, with protein MNAFMFDFLWHGKFWTIDAARDDGSLGRLVNDDHINPNCKMKRLIVEGRPHLCLFALRDITPGEEITYNYGDGDCPWRSEVIKSGMEADNNHLESEGASGDDQHCIKPSQHKSAFGVQMKKNAGSNRLESEVASEDDQHRTQHSQLESTFCSEMTKNGMEKDSNRLESEVASRDDQHCTQHSQLESTFLNQMTKNGMEKDSNRLESEVASGDDQHCTQHSQLESTFLNQV; from the exons ATGAACGCCTTCATGTTCGACTTCCTCTGGCACGGAAAGTTCTGGAC TATTGATGCTGCAAGGGACGATGGCAGTCTTGGAAGACTGGTTAATGATGACCATATTAACCCCAACTGTAAAATGAAGAGACTCATCGTGGAGGGAAGGCCACATTTGTGCCTGTTTGCTTTAAGAGACATCACACCTGGAGAGGAGATTACGTATAATTATGGAGATGGTGATTGTCCGTGGAGGAGTGAA GTGATAAAAAGTGGAATGGAAGCGGACAACAATCATCTGGAGTCAGAAGGTGCCTCTGGAGATGATCAGCACTGCATCAAGCCTTCGCAGCACAAATCTGCTTTTGGCGTCCAG atgaaaaaaaatgcCGGCAGTAATCGTCTGGAGTCAGAGGTTGCCTCTGAAGACGATCAGCATCGCACTCAGCATTCACAGCTTGAGTCTACTTTCTGTAGCGAG atgacaaaaaatggaatggaaaaagaCAGTAATCGTCTGGAGTCAGAGGTTGCATCTAGAGACGATCAGCACTGCACTCAGCATTCACAGCTTGAGTCTACTTTCCTCAACCAG atgacaaaaaatggaatggaaaaagaCAGTAATCGTCTGGAGTCAGAGGTTGCCTCTGGAGACGATCAGCACTGCACTCAGCATTCACAGCTTGAGTCTACTTTCCTCAACCAGGTATGA